A part of Rhinoderma darwinii isolate aRhiDar2 chromosome 1, aRhiDar2.hap1, whole genome shotgun sequence genomic DNA contains:
- the LOC142686653 gene encoding protein FAM200C-like, giving the protein MICNAKLSNSSLAPPKIREHLLKLHGDGKYKNTTLAEFKVKRARVDEKATLPVLGFVPINKSILTVSYEVAYLIAKQGKPRTIGETLIKPAVLKMVNIMLGKEAEVKLSQIPLSNNTISDIIEDMSKDISTQVVAYLIPSPEKFSLQLDETTDVSNLSQLAVFVRYVKDNVIKEDFLFCKPLTITTKAAAVKKLVDDFFKDNNLLWDMVSAVCSDGAPVILGRKSGFGALVKADAPHIIVTHFILHRHALATKTLPPKLAEVLKIVVEFVNYVRNSALRHRIFSELCKEMGSEFEVLLYHSNVRWLSRGQVLNRVFAVRVELAQEQQHCHADCFKNSEFILILAYMADVFAALNHLNQQMKAGGVNIIEAEENLKAFQKKLPL; this is encoded by the coding sequence ATGATTTGCAATGCCAAGTTGAGTAATTCTAGTCTAGCACCGCCAAAAATAAGAGAACACTTACTTAAGCTGCATGGAGATGgaaaatacaagaatacaacACTCGCTGAATTCAAGGTGAAGAGAGCCAGAGTCGATGAAAAGGCTACTCTGCCTGTTCTTGGCTTTGTACCCATCAACAAATCGATCCTCACAGTCTCGTACGAAGTTGCTTACCTGATCGCAAAGCAGGGCAAACCACGCACCATTGGTGAAACACTGATAAAACCAGCTGTGTTGAAGATGGTGAATATCATGCTGGGAAAAGAGGCTGAAGTTAAGTTATCCCAAATTCCTCTTTCAAATAACACCATCAGCGACATAATAGAGGACATGAGCAAAGACATCTCGACTCAAGTAGTTGCATATCTGATTCCAAGCCCGGAAAAATTCAGCCTTCAACTCGACGAGACCACAGACGTTTCCAATCTAAGCCAGCTTGCTGTGTTCGTGCGCTATGTGAAAGACAACgtgataaaggaagattttttattttgtaagcctCTTACAATAACAACTAAGGCAGCCGCTGTGAAGAAACTTGTGGATGACTTTTTCAAAGACAACAATCTTTTGTGGGATATGGTTTCTGCCGTTTGTTCGGACGGAGCTCCAGTCATACTGGGAAGAAAGTCTGGTTTTGGTGCGCTAGTGAAAGCCGATGCACCACACATCATTGTTACGCATTTTATTCTGCACAGGCATGCGTTGGCAACAAAAACCTTGCCTCCAAAACTGGCTGAAGTATTAAAAATTGTAGTGGAATTCGTGAACTATGTGCGAAATAGTGCTCTGAGGCACCGCATCTTCAGTGAGCTGTGTAAAGAAATGGGCTCTGAATTTGAGGTACTTCTGTACCATTCTAACGTTCGGTGGTTATCCCGGGGACAGGTGCTGAATCGTGTTTTTGCCGTGCGTGTGGAATTAGCTCAAGAGCAGCAACATTGTCATGCAGATTGCTTCAAAAATTCTGAGTTCATTCTCATTTTAGCGTACATGGCTGATGTCTTCGCAGCTCTCAATCATCTCAATCAACAGATGAAGGCTGGTGGAGTCAACATCATCGAAGCGGAAGAAAACCTGAAGGCTTTTCAAAAAAAGCTACCGTTATGA